One stretch of Wolbachia endosymbiont of Armadillidium arcangelii DNA includes these proteins:
- the htpG gene encoding molecular chaperone HtpG — protein MHNVQETENLKFDAEVGKVLNIVIHSLYTNKDIFLRELISNASDACDKLRYESQLNPNLLDSSDELKITISSNKDKDELYITDNGIGMSRQDLIDNLGTIASSGTQKFLDAIKNNKDSNQAVELIGKFGVGFYSSFMVASEVIVESRKAGEEESWIWKSKGDGEYSISKLDDQIARGTKITLIMRPEESEFMDKFRIENIVTTYSDHINFPVEFVNEEGKSEKLNSKAAIWTKPKNDVTQEEHNDFFRGVAHVGGEPWMILHNKNEGAIEYTNLLYVPSIKPFDLFHPDRRCSVKLYVNKVFITEDNVQIIPQYLRFMKGVVDSPDLPLNISRETLQNNRVVEQIRKSLTKRAISEFGKKAKENLEEYTKFWANFGAVLKEGLCEAIPTDEREALLSICRFNSTGDEKLVSIDDYISRMKAEQEHIYYLTGNSLDSVKNSPQLEGFVSKGLEVLLFVDPVDDFWTSVIHEYKDQKFKSVTRADVDLEKFSSEEDKKDEESKSNEEKTEGNTDSILEYFTKILGNSVKSVKISKKLTDSPVCLAVDEGAMDLRMERFLREQKQLNYRTPKVLEINTKHPVIRSIMESHAESGENSTLEDMIHLLFYQACIVEGEEMDDASLFAKRLNNLLGKISV, from the coding sequence AATAAAGATATCTTTTTACGTGAGTTAATATCAAATGCATCAGATGCATGTGATAAATTGCGCTATGAATCACAGCTAAATCCTAATTTACTAGATTCAAGTGATGAATTGAAGATTACCATTAGCTCCAATAAAGATAAGGATGAGCTGTATATAACCGATAATGGTATTGGGATGAGTAGGCAGGATTTAATAGATAATCTTGGCACGATTGCGAGTTCTGGTACGCAAAAATTCTTAGATGCGATCAAGAATAATAAAGATTCAAATCAAGCTGTAGAGCTGATTGGAAAATTTGGTGTTGGTTTTTATTCAAGCTTCATGGTTGCATCAGAAGTGATAGTGGAATCGAGAAAAGCTGGAGAAGAAGAGTCTTGGATCTGGAAATCGAAAGGAGATGGAGAATATTCAATTAGCAAGTTAGATGATCAAATCGCTCGTGGCACAAAAATTACGCTCATCATGCGTCCTGAAGAGAGCGAGTTTATGGACAAATTTCGTATTGAAAACATTGTTACTACTTACTCTGACCACATAAATTTTCCCGTTGAATTTGTAAACGAAGAAGGAAAAAGTGAAAAATTAAACAGCAAAGCTGCAATTTGGACTAAGCCAAAAAATGACGTTACTCAAGAAGAGCATAACGACTTCTTCCGCGGTGTTGCGCATGTAGGTGGTGAGCCTTGGATGATACTGCATAATAAAAATGAAGGTGCAATAGAGTATACGAATTTGCTTTATGTTCCTTCTATCAAACCTTTTGATTTGTTTCATCCAGATAGACGCTGCTCTGTAAAATTATATGTAAATAAAGTGTTTATCACTGAAGATAACGTGCAAATAATACCACAGTACTTGCGTTTTATGAAAGGCGTGGTTGATTCACCGGATTTGCCTCTCAATATCAGCAGAGAAACACTGCAAAATAATCGTGTTGTTGAGCAAATTAGGAAATCTTTAACTAAGCGTGCTATATCAGAGTTCGGTAAAAAAGCAAAAGAGAATTTAGAGGAATACACAAAATTCTGGGCCAATTTTGGTGCGGTATTAAAAGAGGGGCTTTGCGAAGCTATCCCAACTGATGAGAGAGAAGCACTACTTTCCATTTGCAGATTTAATAGCACTGGTGATGAGAAGTTAGTCAGTATTGATGACTATATAAGCAGAATGAAGGCTGAGCAGGAGCATATCTACTATCTCACAGGCAATAGCCTTGATTCAGTGAAAAACAGTCCACAACTTGAAGGGTTCGTCAGTAAAGGATTGGAAGTTCTTTTATTTGTTGATCCAGTTGATGATTTCTGGACTAGCGTGATTCATGAATATAAAGATCAAAAATTTAAGTCTGTGACTCGCGCTGATGTTGACTTAGAAAAATTCTCTTCAGAAGAAGATAAAAAAGATGAAGAAAGCAAGTCAAACGAAGAAAAAACTGAGGGAAATACGGATTCTATACTCGAATATTTCACCAAGATTCTTGGTAATTCAGTAAAAAGCGTGAAAATCTCAAAAAAATTGACCGACAGTCCTGTATGTCTAGCGGTTGATGAAGGAGCTATGGATCTTCGCATGGAGCGTTTTTTGCGCGAACAAAAGCAGCTAAATTATCGTACACCAAAGGTGCTGGAAATTAACACTAAGCATCCTGTGATAAGAAGTATAATGGAATCTCACGCTGAAAGTGGTGAAAATTCAACACTGGAGGATATGATTCACTTATTGTTCTATCAAGCTTGTATAGTGGAAGGCGAAGAGATGGACGATGCAAGTCTGTTTGCTAAAAGACTTAATAATTTGCTTGGCAAAATTTCTGTTTAA